A part of Aspergillus flavus chromosome 5, complete sequence genomic DNA contains:
- a CDS encoding putative plasma membrane calcium-transporting ATPase → MSRSLEIFHALGGLAGLEKGLRTDRNSGLSIDESTIADSAETTEIATGQQNDRYTDRTKAFGNNHLPVKKQPSIFQLMWMAYNDHVLFFLTGAAIVSLALGLYQALATEHSARNPPVEWVEGVSILVAIIVIVLVGAANDFQKQIKFQKLNKKKIDRNVTVVRSGHAREIPISDLVVGDIVHVEPGDVIPADGVLIQGYHIRCDEASTTGESDLLRKHSGDEVIDAIRRNSDTQSLDPFMISGSSVAEGVGSYLVIATGTNSSYGKILLTLNDDPGFTPLQTRLNVLAKYIANFGGLAALVLFIILFIKFLTSLPHSSLTPTEKGQQFLDLFIISLTVVVIAVPEGLPLTVTLALAFATTRMLKDHNLVRMLRACETMGNATDICSDKTGTLTQNKMTVVAGMIGTTGKFIDPQQADNDATDPCASPTAVDYTRCLAPDTRSLLRQSISLNSTAFESIEAGIKSYVGSKTEAALLAFARDHLGMSQLDVERSNVKVVEVFPFENARQCMVTVAQLENGRYRAYVKGAPEVLLDKCTEAVEDPSKGLSARPINADMAQGLRQIIADYAGRSLRTIIVLFRDFDVWPPFGQLDDQVEEIRIENILLNLTFLSIMGIRDPLRNGARDAVQSCHKAGVTVRIVTGDNLLTAKAIAEECGIITNPNDLAMEGREFRQLGDSQQLEVIPRLRVLARSSPEDKRTLVRRLKEMGSTVAVTGDGTNDAPALTAADVGFSMGISGTEVAREASSIVLMDDNFSSIVRAIMWGRAVSDAVKKFLQFQITITLTSVGLAFVSSVASSNEQSVLTAVQLMWVNLFQDTLAALALATDPPSRKVLDRKPEPRSSPLITIPMWKMIIGQSIYQLAVTLVLHFAGSSIFSYTPDDKDGLQTAVFNTYVWMQIFNMYNNRQLENSINLLEGLSRNWLFICVTLLMMGCQILIIFVGGRVFSVVRLTGTQWAYSLVLGALSILVGFVIRLVPDEPVEWVFDGLGVVWSFILLKLKTFRRRRDDDVGV, encoded by the exons ATG TCTAGAAGTCTAGAAATCTTCCACGCGTTAGGCGGTCTTGCCGGGTTGGAGAAAGGGCTGCGAACTGACCGAAATAGTGGACTAAGTATCGATGAATCAACCATTGCAGACTCTGCTGAGACAACGGAAATTGCGACAGGGCAACAGAATGACCGGTACACGGACAGGACAAAGGCCTTCGGGAATAATCACCTCCCAGTGAAGAAACAGCCGAGCATTTTCCAGCTCATGTGGATGGCATATAATGACCATGTTCTGTTCTTTTTAACTGGGGCGGCAATTGTCTCTTTGGCGCTCGGTTTATACCAGGCACTCGCGACCGAGCACTCAGCCCGCAACCCGCCTGTTGAATGGGTGGAAGGGGTCTCGATCCTCGTCGCCATCATTGTCATCGTTCTTGTCGGCGCCGCCAATGATTTTCAGAAGCAAATCAAGTTTCAAAaattgaacaagaagaagatagatCGCAACGTGACGGTCGTTCGGTCCGGTCACGCTCGTGAAATTCCGATCTCTGACCTAGTTGTGGGAGATATTGTGCATGTGGAGCCTGGGGATGTAATCCCAGCGGATGGGGTTCTAATCCAGGGATACCATATCAGATGTGATGAGGCGTCCACTACCGGCGAATCTGATCTCCTACGTAAACACTCTGGAGATGAAGTTATCGATGCGATTCGAAGGAACAGTGATACTCAAAGCTTAGACCCCTTCATGATATCCGGGTCAAGCGTAGCTGAAGGGGTCGGGTCGTACTTGGTGATAGCGACTGGCACCAATTCCAGTTATGGCAAGATTCTTCTCACACTAAATGACGACCCTGGTTTTACACCCTTGCAAACACGGCTCAATGTATTGGCGAAGTACATCGCCAATTTTGGTGGGCTTGCAGCCCTTGTGCTATTTATCATTCTCTTTATCAAATTCCTCACCAGCCTTCCTCACAGTAGTCTAACACCCACAGAAAAGGGACAGCAGTTTCTGGATCTTTTTATCATTTCACTGACTGTCGTGGTGATCGCAGTCCCAGAGGGCCTTCCACTGACAGTGACCCTTGCACTGGCTTTTGCGACTACCAGGATGCTCAAAGATCATAACTTAGTCCGCATGTTGAGGGCCTGCGAAACCATGGGAAATGCAACAGACATATGCTCGGACAAGACCGGGACTTTGACCCAGAACAAGATGACGGTCGTCGCTGGGATGATTGGTACTACTGGCAAGTTCATTGATCCACAACAGGCGGACAACGATGCTACTGATCCGTGCGCCAGCCCAACTGCCGTCGACTACACTCGGTGTCTTGCGCCTGACACAAGGTCACTTCTAAGGCAATCCATTTCACTCAACTCAACCGCATTTGAAAGTATCGAAGCAGGTATCAAGTCATATGTGGGGTCTAAAACAGAAGCTGCCCTCTTAGCATTCGCTCGAGATCATCTAGGAATGAGCCAACTTGATGTTGAGCGCTCAAATGTGAAGGTTGTCGAAGTTTTCCCTTTCGAAAATGCTCGTCAATGTATGGTCACAGTTGCTCAACTGGAAAACGGCAGGTATCGTGCGTATGTGAAAGGGGCTCCGGAGGTGCTTCTCGACAAGTGCACCGAAGCAGTCGAGGACCCAAGCAAGGGGCTCTCCGCAAGACCGATCAACGCAGACATGGCCCAGGGCCTACGCCAGATAATCGCTGACTATGCCGGCCGGTCTTTGAGAACAATTATCGTGTTGTTTCGTGACTTTGACGTATGGCCTCCCTTTGGTCAACTGGATGATCAGGTGGAAGAAATAAGGATAGAAAATATTCTCCTGAATCTTACTTTCCTCAGCATCATGGGTATCCGAGACCCACTCCGAAACGGTGCTCGAGACGCCGTGCAGTCTTGCCATAAAGCTGGTGTGACCGTTCGTATCGTGACAGGTGATAACCTATTGACAGCTAAAGCCATTGCCGAAGAATGTGGTATTATCACAAACCCAAATGATCTTGCTATGGAAGGCCGAGAGTTTCGTCAGCTTGGCGACTCACAACAGCTAGAGGTCATTCCACGTCTCAGAGTTCTAGCGAGATCTAGCccagaagacaaaagaacaTTGGTTCGTAGATTGAAAGAAATGGGAAGCACTGTTGCTGTCACTGGCGATGGAACAAATGATGCCCCTGCTCTGACTGCAGCTGATGTTGGATTTTCCATGGGCATCTCTGGAACTGAAGTCGCGCGCGAAGCCTCGTCAATTGTCCTCATGGATGACAACTTCAGCTCGATTGTGAGAGCAATCATGTGGGGTCGAGCTGTCTCAGATGCCGTCAAGAAATTTCTGCAG TTCCAAATAACCATCACATTAACCTCTGTCGGGCTCGCGTTCGTCTCATCCGTCGCCAGTTCCAATGAGCAGTCAGTTCTTACTGCTGTACAGCTCATGTGGGTAAATCTGTTCCAAGACACGTTAGCAGCACTGGCACTGGCAACCGACCCTCCGTCGCGCAAAGTATTGGACCGGAAGCCGGAACCGAGATCGTCTCCTTTAATCACAATCCCAATGTGGAAGATGATCATAGGGCAATCAATCTATCAACTAGCGGTGACTCTTGTCCTTCACTTCGCTGGAAGCAGTATCTTTTCCTATACACCTGACGACAAGGATGGACTCCAGACAGCGGTATTTAACACATACGTTTGGATGCAGATCTTTAATATGTATAA CAACCGCCAACTCGAAAACAGCATCAACCTTCTCGAGGGCTTATCCCGAAACTGGCTATTCATATGTGTCACTCTCCTAATGATGGGCTGCCAAATCCTAATTATTTTTGTGGGAGGCCGTGTCTTCTCAGTTGTCAGACTTACCGGTACCCAGTGGGCATACTCGCTTGTTTTGGGGGCTCTATCCATCTTGGTCGGATTCGTTATTAGACTCGTACCGGATGAGCCTGTTGAGTGGGTCTTTGATGGGCTGGGGGTTGTTTGGTCGTTCATACTTTTGAAGCTAAAGACTTtccggagaagaagggatgatgatgttggCGTTTGA
- a CDS encoding putative vacuolar calcium ion transporter: protein MQSVRHRHQQLPPLDSMSAASPNNSLLSPIPSTPMRVSRQQWRPFHRAIVSIGSRQYVKSMLATVPIGIITAILGGPPQMVFFLNLTALIPLITLLTISIADLSITTGRVVDELLKATVGNAIELILGIVAMNRGYMHMIHSTLVGSMLCYMLLVPGSCFCFTGYDKEHLYFDRTLISIMSSLMVVACMSLLIPTIMVTFPSLDTTSPQASVTRLEIVFVSRGAALVLFILLGVFLLFQLKSHASIFHLAEASSEGSPDRHSLNDRGIAQDRPARIFTPRSAMIALAAGIACLTMCIICIVESADRVVQELGLGAAFPTLVLVPLIGNSARYASIVMVSRQGHVESAVRAIINSILRITLLVTPFLIILGWVLNLPITLQMDTFDATMLFLATMVLIHVIQDGRSNYFEGLMLVGMYIISAAAFYMRPGITGATKPMP, encoded by the exons ATGCAATCGGTCAGGCACAGACACCAGCAGCTACCTCCCTTGGACAGTATGTCTGCTGCATCGCCGAAtaattcccttctttctcctaTTCCCAGTACCCCCATGAGAGTTTCCCGCCAGCAATGGCGTCCTTTCCACCGAGCGATCGTCAGCATTGGTAGTCGCCAATATGTGAAATCAATGCTGGCGACTGTCCCCATTGGAATCATCACAGCCATCCTAGGCGGGCCACCTCAAATGGTTTTTTTCCTGAATCTTACAGCACTGATACCATTAATCACTCTGCTTACGATCTCCATTGCCGATTTGTCTATAACGACTGGGCGTGTGGTCGATGAATTACTCAAAGCGACCGTTGGTAATGCCATTGAACTGATCCTTGGAATTGTGGCCATGAACAGGGGATACATGCACATGATTCACTCGACCCTGGTAGGAAGCATGCTCTGCTATATGCTCTTG GTTCCGGGGAGCTGCTTCTGTTTCACCGGTTATGATAAAGAACATCTCTATTTTGATCGCACCCTAATCAGCATTATGTCTTCCCTCATGGTAGTGGCATGCATGTCTCTTTTGATTCCAACGATTATGGTCACATTTCCTTCCTTGGATACCACTTCTCCCCAGGCTTCTGTCACTCGGCTGGAGATTGTCTTTGTTTCACGTGGGGCGGCACTTgtactttttattttgctTGGGgtgttccttctctttcagtTGAAGAGTCATGCGTCAATATTTCATCTTGCCGAAGCGTCCAGCGAAGGCTCTCCAGATCGCCACAGTCTGAACGATCGTGGCATCGCCCAGGACCGACCAGCAAGAATTTTCACACCGCGGAGCGCTATGATTGCTCTTGCGGCCGGAATAGCCTGCTTGACCATGTGTATTATATGTATCGTTGAGAGCGCCGATAGAGTTGTACAAGAGCTTGGCCTTGGTGCAGCCTTTCCTACACTGGTACTGGTTCCACTTATTGGCAACTCCGCAAGATATGCTTCGATTGTCATGGTCTCACGCCAGGGGCATGTGGAATCGGCGGTGCGGGCCATCATCAACAGCATACTGCGTATCACTCTCCTCGTGACTCCGTTTCTGATCATCCTAGGATGGGTTTTGAACCTGCCCATAACACTGCAAATGGACACGTTTGACGCAACCATGTTGTTTTTGGCTACAATGGTGTTGATTCATGTGATTCAGGATGGGAGGAGTAATTACTTCGAGGGACTAATGCTTGTTGGGAT GTATATCatatctgctgctgctttctATATGCGTCCTGGGATAACCGGCGCCACAAAGCCCATGCCTTAA
- a CDS encoding uncharacterized protein (expressed protein) — protein sequence MAILLPLGGLMLCTAVVLGLKPLKTTIPLAKIYSAAISAACHPENDMDAAIKPVMWGEVSGKCNDPMREEPGNSKDERSSCRSEAALFHCNFTSLGVISPSPDRSLGVELLS from the coding sequence ATGGCCATCCTTCTACCTCTTGGAGGCTTAATGCTGTGCACGGCGGTGGTATTAGGGCTGAAGCCACTCAAAACCACTATACCTCTAGCCAAGATCTACAGTGCGGCTATTAGTGCGGCGTGTCATCCGGAGAATGATATGGACGCGGCAATAAAGCCGGTTATGTGGGGTGAGGTATCTGGAAAGTGCAACGATCCGATGAGAGAAGAGCCAGGCAACAGTAAGGATGAGCGCAGCTCTTGTCGATCAGAAGCTGCACTGTTCCATTGCAATTTCACCTCCTTGGGTGTGATTTCTCCCAGTCCGGATAGATCCCTTGGAGTTGAACTGTTGTCCTAG
- a CDS encoding putative vacuolar calcium ion transporter (unnamed protein product) yields the protein MAGAVQKSAWHAIQVTLFSSYANVLLVFVFLGIWSGARGWDPSAVFMLNFLAIFPLASLLSFATEELSKSVGQTVGGLINATFGNAVEMIVGITAVTQGEINIVQSSMVGSILSGTLLVLGCCFLGGGYGKETLSFNVDVTQIMSSLMIVASTSLIIPSALYSTTLCELPDGDDYILTLSHITSIFLLVFYLVYLYFQLKSHAHLFASTEEESDEKRELEPLPASIILIFATLGVTVCSDYLVEGVDGFVEVYGVSRAFLGMIVVPIVGNAGEFAITVNAAMGGKLDLAIGVIVGSTLQIALFVTPFLVLCGWALGQPMSLRFNTFQTACFSLAVVVMNSLTREGKSNYFEGLLLIGTYLIIAIAFYVHPDVTDHLAIA from the exons ATGGCTGGTGCTGTCCAGAAAAGTGCCTGGCATGCCATCCAGGTTACTCTTTTCTCGAGCTATGCAAATGTGTTGCTGGTGTTTGTCTTCCTGGGTATTTGGTCCGGTGCTCGAGGATGGGATCCATCAGCTGTGTTCATGTTGAATTTCTTAGCTATCTTTCCCCTggcttctttgctttcctttgcaACTGAAGAGTTGTCCAAAAGTGTGGGACAGACCGTGGGGGGATTGATCAATGCGACCTTCGGAAATGCTGTCGAGATGATC GTGGGAATTACTGCCGTAACTCAAGGGGAGATCAACATCGTTCAATCGAGTATGGTTGGCAGTATTCTGTCCGGAACTCTTCTG GTTTTAGGATGTTGCTTTCTaggtggaggatatggaaagGAGACGCTATCCTTCAACGTCGATGTCACTCAAATCATGTCGTCTCTGATGATCGTCGCCTCGACCTCCCTCATCATCCCTTCCGCTTTATACTCGACTACTCTCTGCGAGCTGCCCGACGGAGACGATTACATCCTCACCCTATCCCATATCACTTCGATTTTCCTTCTCGTTTTTTACTTGGTCTATCTTTATTTCCAACTGAAAAGCCACGCTCATCTTTTCGCTAGCACCGAAGAGGAATCGGACGAAAAGCGCGAATTAGAGCCCCTCCCCGCTAGCATCATTCTGATCTTTGCAACACTTGGAGTTACCGTCTGTTCCGATTACTTGGTGGAGGGCGTGGACGGGTTTGTGGAGGTATACGGAGTCAGTCGGGCTTTCCTGGGGATGATTGTCGTCCCCATTGTCGGTAATGCGGGCGAATTTGCCATCACGGTGAATGCCGCAATGGGCGGCAAGCTGGATCTGGCCATTGGGGTCATTGTTGGAAGCACACTTCAGATCGCGCTCTTTGTAACTCCCTTCTTGGTGCTCTGTGGTTGGGCTCTCGGGCAGCCGATGTCTCTGCGGTTTAATACTTTCCAAACCGCTTGCTTCTCCCTTgctgtggtggtgatgaaCAGTTTGACTCGCGAGGGGAAGTCGAATTACTTTGAAGGGTTATTACTGATCGGGAC GTATTTGATCATCGCGATCGCATTTTACGTACATCCGGATGTTACCGATCATCTTGCAATAGCCTGA
- a CDS encoding pyruvate decarboxylase codes for MTQTSTSKGTIKVADYLFARLCQLGIQSIFGVPGDYNLRLLDFVEPSGLHWVGTCNELNGAYAADGYARINGLGALITTFGVGELSAINGIAGAYAEKAPVIHIVGTPSRALQDARTLVHHTFADGEYNRFAAMHAQVTVAQANLIDPRTAAEQIDWVLQQCLVHSRPVYIQVPDDMVDVMIPASNLETRKIELPATPSTKNETSVLTTVLERIYSAKRPLIFVDGESRALNILPQVDELIQTTHWPTWTSAYGKGLVNEQYNNVYGFYGASYGTEQEKAYFDSADLVLVLGPHYSNTNTLGFATIPKQEVSISFSGTSIQIGKDLHRDYSIKQFLIQVLESLDRSRIPKIDGAPPKPKGDLSHINKSDPITQDDFYRFVDRLFREGDIVATETGTASYGGRTFTLPPNTRMFCAVTWLSIGYMLPACFGAALAQQETNSFKPSNSTGTGKGRLFLFIGDGSLQMTVQEISSIIREKLDVTIFVINNAGYTIERAIHGRNQAYNDIAPWRHLQALSFFGGSEEDAAKNNFSARTFGELEEVLQSDRIQKGNGLRIVEVHMGREDCQGLLRTLMNNQIAQDAKQ; via the coding sequence ATGACCCAAACTTCGACCTCCAAGGGAACGATAAAGGTTGCGGACTATCTGTTCGCCCGACTCTGCCAGCTCGGCATCCAGTCTATTTTTGGGGTTCCAGGGGACTACAACCTCAGACTACTTGATTTCGTGGAGCCATCCGGGTTGCACTGGGTCGGAACCTGCAACGAGCTGAACGGCGCATACGCCGCCGATGGATATGCTAGGATCAACGGTCTGGGAGCTCTGATCACCACGTTTGGTGTCGGCGAGTTATCCGCCATCAACGGAATCGCAGGCGCGTATGCGGAAAAGGCTCCTGTTATCCACATTGTCGGTACACCATCGCGTGCGTTGCAGGATGCCCGCACTTTAGTCCACCATACTTTCGCCGATGGTGAATATAACCGATTTGCCGCAATGCATGCCCAGGTCACAGTTGCTCAGGCGAACCTCATTGATCCTCGCACAGCGGCAGAGCAGATAGATTGGGTACTACAGCAATGCCTAGTCCATAGCCGGCCGGTTTACATCCAAGTTCCGGATGACATGGTTGACGTCATGATCCCGGCGTCAAATCTCGAAACAAGGAAGATCGAATTACCTGCTACCCCGAGCACCAAGAACGAGACGTCCGTATTGACAACCGTGTTGGAGCGCATTTACTCTGCTAAGCGCCCATTGATATTCGTGGATGGAGAGAGCAGGGCTCTGAATATCCTCCCTCAGGTTGATGAACTAATTCAAACCACCCACTGGCCGACGTGGACGTCAGCCTATGGAAAAGGTCTGGTCAATGAGCAATATAATAATGTTTACGGCTTCTATGGTGCAAGTTACGGCACcgagcaagaaaaagcatACTTTGACTCGGCCGATCTAGTCCTTGTACTCGGGCCTCACTACAGCAATACTAATACGCTAGGCTTTGCCACAATCCCCAAACAAGAAGTATCTATCTCATTCTCGGGCACCTCTATTCAGATTGGAAAAGACCTTCACCGAGATTACTCAATTAAACAATTTCTCATTCAGGTGTTGGAGAGCCTAGACCGCAGTCGCATTCCTAAAATCGATGGAGCACCCCCGAAGCCCAAGGGTGACCTAAGCCATATCAACAAGTCCGATCCCATCACACAAGATGACTTCTACCGTTTTGTCGACCGACTCTTCCGCGAGGGAGACATCGTAGCTACAGAAACGGGGACAGCCTCTTATGGTGGACGCACATTCACACTGCCCCCAAATACACGGATGTTCTGTGCAGTGACATGGCTGTCGATCGGGTACATGCTTCCGGCCTGTTTTGGGGCTGCCCTCGCGCAGCAAGAAACGAACAGTTTTAAACCTTCCAATAGCACTGGTACTGGCAAAGGTCGACTGTTCCTATTTATCGGAGATGGCAGTCTACAGATGACAGTACAGGAGATCAGCTCGATCATTCGAGAGAAACTTGACGTCACCATTTTTGTTATAAACAATGCCGGATATACTATCGAACGGGCAATCCATGGCCGAAATCAGGCATACAACGATATTGCACCGTGGAGACATCTGCAAGCGCTTAGCTTCTTCGGTGGCAGTGAAGAAGACGCCGCAAAGAACAATTTCAGCGCACGAACCTTTGGGGAGTTAGAAGAAGTGCTACAGTCGGACCGCATCCAGAAAGGCAATGGGCTTAGAATTGTTGAGGTTCACATGGGCCGGGAAGACTGCCAAGGTCTCCTGAGAACCCTTATGAACAATCAGATCGCACAAGACGCAAAGCAATAA
- a CDS encoding putative endoglucanase: MAYRTAIDSVLSATSSIHHHTNAATAVVYNKLARTAMHFNSVFSVLLSCGLAAAHMQMSWPYPIRSPLDPQNRGSDKDYDMANPLSPSGSDFPCKGYHKNTPWRATAEYNAGESYNMTVAGAATHSGGSCQLSLSYDDGKTFKVIKSMVGGCPLDFKYDFTMPSDVVNGHALFAWSWFNLVGNREMYMNCANVEVSGGSGSKQSFENNYPDMFVANVGNGCSTVEGKHTVFAHPGKQVTYAGGLDASSPPFPNCS; encoded by the exons ATGGCCTACAGGACGGCCATCGACTCAGTATTgtcagcaacatcctcaattCACCATCACACAAACGCAGCTACAGCCGTCGTGTATAACAAGCTTGCAAGAACAGCCATGCACTTCAACTCCGTCTTTAGCGTCCTTTTGTCCTGTGGCCTCGCAGCAGCACACATGCAGATGAGCTGGCCTTATCCCATACGCAGTCCACTTGACCCTCAGAACAGAGGATCCGACAAGGACTATGACATGGCCAACCCCCTCAGCCCGTCTG GCTCCGACTTTCCTTGCAAGGGCTACCACAAGAACACTCCCTGGCGCGCAACGGCGGAATACAACGCGGGCGAGTCATATAACATGACGGTGGCCGGTGCTGCAACACACAGTGGAGGATCATGCCAGCTGTCTCTGAGTTACGACGATGGGAAAACCTTCAAAGTCATCAAGTCCATGGTGGGAGGGTGCCCGCTTGATTTCAAGTACGACTTCACGATGCCGAGCGATGTGGTCAACGGCCATGCTCTGTTTGCTTGGTCCTGGTTTAATCTAGTGGGCAATCGTGAGATGTACATGAACTGCGCAAACGTTGAGGTGAGCGGAGGGAGCGGCAGCAAGCAATCGTTTGAAAACAATTACCCGGATATGTTCGTGGCCAATGTTGGAAATGGCTGTTCTACGGTGGAAGGGAAGCATACGGTGTTTGCCCATCCGGGAAAGCAGGTTACCTATGCCGGTGGGCTTGATGCGTCCTCACCTCCATTCCCCAACTGCTCTTGA
- a CDS encoding Alpha/Beta hydrolase protein — protein sequence MSTDIFKVTEHTAPASHIREYPGSTARSQEEVLSLHVKQYTPLDQDHITSSDAITVIAAHACGYPKELYEPLWDEVYRRLKHNGVHIRSIWIADAPNMGMSGILNEDKISLDYSWIDSARDLLLMINHFRDQMPRPLVGIGHSFGGNILANLALMHPRLFTTLVFLDPTIFPKPVSRGVGIDPPGAVNYTLWRPDIWPNRKAAASAHAKAWRHWDRRCFDLMVKFGFRDLPTALYPTIPAGANRSEPPVTLTTTKYQEIAGLYRSNFSARASGGIDRSVHPDMDPIHANRIVYRPEPRNTFSKIPHLRPPVLWILGAKTFLGIDNLREAIKVCGVGVGGSGGISHGQVKEVTLPERGHLFPFEDVNQTAGYCAAWLVQEMGKYRESELVWNKKRSSMTQRDHLVYGDDWFEAIPMPKRPQRKAKL from the exons ATGTCAACAGATATTTTCAAAGTTACGGAACATACTGCGCCGGCGAGCCATATTCGGGAATATCCTGGAAGCACTGCTAGAAGTCAAGAAGAGGTCCTGTCATTACATGTCAAGCAATACACGCCGCTAGATCAAGATCATATCACCTCTTCCGATGCCATCACTGTGATCGCGGCTCATGCTTGTGGCTACCCCAAG GAACTCTATGAGCCCCTCTGGGATGAGGTTTATCGCCGATTGAAACATAATGGTGTCCATATTCGAAGCATATGGATAGCGGACGCCCCAAACATGGGCATGAGTGGTATCCTGAACGAAGACAAGATTAGCCTGGACT ATTCGTGGATAGATTCTGCCCGCGATTTACTTTTGATGATCAATCACTTCCGCGACCAAATGCCACGGCCTCTTGTTGGAATCGGTCATAGTTTTGGCGGGAATATCCT GGCCAACCTTGCACTCATGCACCCGCGCCTATTTACGACCCTCGTCTTTCTCGACCCCACCATCTTCCCGAAACCGGTCAGTCGGGGTGTCGGTATTGACCCTCCCGGTGCAGTTAATTATACTCTTTGGCGACCCGACATTTGGCCAAACAGAAAAGCTGCGGCATCGGCTCACGCAAAGGCATGGCGACACTGGGACCGTCGGTGCTTCGACCTAATGGTCAAATTCGGTTTCCGGGACCTCCCCACCGCACTGTATCCCACCATCCCAGCGGGAGCAAATCGTTCCGAGCCGCCGGTGACTCTCACCACGACCAAGTATCAGGAAATCGCAGGCCTATACCGTTCGAATTTCTCGGCTCGCGCGTCTGGCGGGATTGATCGCTCTGTTCATCCGGATATGGATCCTATCCACGCCAACAGAATTGTCTATCGCCCTGAACCGCGCAACACATTCTCAAAGATTCCCCACTTGAGGCCTCCTGTGCTATGGATCCTGGGAGCAAAGACATTTCTTGGCATTGACAACCTTCGCGAAGCCATCAAGGTGTGCGGGGTGGGGGTCGGGGGCAGTGGTGGCATCTCCCATGGTCAGGTCAAGGAAGTTACTCTACCCGAACGTGGccatcttttccctttcgagGATGTGAATCAGACGGCTGGTTATTGTGCAGCCTGGCTGGTCCAGGAGATGGGAAAATATAGGGAGTCGGAGCTTGTGTGGAACAAGAAACGATCGTCAATGACCCAGCGTGATCATCTGGTGTATGGTGATGATTGGTTCGAAGCTATTCCGATGCCAAAGAGGCCCCAGCGAAAGGCCAAGCTGTAG
- a CDS encoding vacuolar calcium ion transporter: MITVHSLLLFLPLGVIAALLNWNSVLVSVFNFLAILPLSAIVSDASDTLAEYFGDLVGGLINATFGNAVELSTGILAVTSGDTYFAQSVMIGSILSDILLIMGGCLISASYSKHILYFNMAQTGSLSSLMVVTAVGLILPSVLYATFTSVDLEDQVLSFSRGTSAVLLVLYVGYLYFQLGTHKHLFQQEPNSPQEGESDQDENEQKPDLSKTVLTLIAAGISIILCSHFFLASVPATSATTGISKTFIATILIPITSNCPEGVAVIAASFGGGDVNFAISVIVSSILQIGLFAIPFLVMLGWLIGVPMTLFFETFHTLALFFAILVVNQVLKDAKYTYLHGSMLVGLYVILALSFWVR, translated from the exons ATGATCACAGTTCACAGCCTGCTGTTATTTCTTCCCCTCGGGGTCATCGCAGCACTTCTCAACTGGAACTCGGTGCTTGTTTCCGTCTTCAACTTTTTGGCGATTCTACCGCTTTCCGCTATCGTGTCCGACGCTTCAGACACGTTAGCGGAGTATTTTGGCGATTTGGTCGGCGGATTGATTAATGCGACCTTTGGCAATGCGGTCGAATTGAGC ACTGGAATTCTGGCCGTAACCAGTGGAGATACCTATTTTGCTCAATCGGTTATGATTGGGAGTATCTTGTCAGACATCCTTTTG ATTATGGGTGGTTGTCTGATATCAGCCTCATATAGCAAGCACATACTCTATTTCAATATGGCCCAGACGGGTTCCTTGTCCTCATTGATGGTTGTCACGGCCGTGGGGTTGATTCTACCCTCCGTTCTATATGCAACCTTTACCTCGGTGGACTTGGAAGATCAAGTTCTTAGCTTTTCCCGGGGAACTTCCGCCGTACTTCTGGTGCTGTATGTCGGATATCTCTACTTCCAATTAGGAACACACAAACATCTATTCCAGCAAGAGCCGAACAGTCCACAAGAAGGTGAAAGTGATCAAGATGAAAATGAGCAGAAGCCAGACTTGTCAAAAACTGTCCTCACCCTTATCGCCGCAGGCATCTCAATCATCCTCTGCTCCCACTTCTTCCTTGCCAGTGTCCCCGCTACATCGGCCACGACTGGAATTTCCAAGACTTTCATTGCAACAatcctcatccccatcaccagCAATTGCCCCGAAGGCGTGGCAGTGATCGCCGCTTCGTTTGGGGGCGGTGATGTGAACTTTGCCATCAGCGTCATTGTCAGTAGTATCTTACAGATCGGACTCTTTGCCATTCCTTTCCTGGTCATGCTCGGGTGGCTTATTGGGGTGCCCATGACGCTCTTTTTCGAGACGTTCCATACTTTGGCCCTGTTCTTCGCTATTTTGGTTGTTAACCAGGTCTTGAAGGATGCTAAGTATACGTATCTTCATGGGAGTATGCTGGTTGGGCT ATACGTGATACTTGCACTTTCATTCTGGGTCCGTTGA